A stretch of Ferribacterium limneticum DNA encodes these proteins:
- the leuA gene encoding 2-isopropylmalate synthase, protein MIANPATKYTAFPPVQLADRQWPNRTITQPPIWMSTDLRDGNQSLFEPMNAEKKMRMFKMLCDIGFKEIEVAFPSASETEFGFVRNLIEGGHIPEDVTIEVLTQAREHLIRRTFESLKGAKKAIVHVYNATSKTFRDNVFGMSKAEVVQMAVDAVKLIKAQAEAMPETEITLEYSPELFTATELDFAKEVCDAVTAAWGATPQRKVILNLPTTVEIATPNIYADQIEWMHRNLARRDSVLISLHPHNDRGTAVAAAELGLMAGADRVEGCLFGNGERTGNVDLVTVALNMYTQGVHPGLDFSDINAVARTFEHCNQLPIHPRHPYVGDLVFTAFSGSHQDAIKKGFSAQEADETWSVPYLPIDPADVGRSYDSVIRVNSQSGKGGIAYLMETEHGVVMPRRLQVEFSGVVQQHTDTHGGEVSADGIWTMFAQTYLDASTPIHYREHHLFEQGSNQGIRLNIDIDGTPHILTGEGNGPINAAVHALQSAGIAIQVRSYEERSMVPIGEDGNARACAFMEIAGKGGDTSASECYGVGVDSNIVTASIKALLSGVNRLGAARMRGEQQQAA, encoded by the coding sequence ATGATCGCCAACCCCGCCACCAAATACACCGCCTTTCCGCCGGTCCAGCTTGCCGACCGGCAGTGGCCGAACCGCACGATCACCCAGCCGCCAATCTGGATGAGCACCGACCTTCGCGATGGCAACCAGTCGCTTTTCGAGCCGATGAATGCCGAGAAGAAGATGCGCATGTTCAAGATGCTCTGCGACATCGGCTTCAAGGAAATCGAAGTCGCCTTTCCGTCCGCCTCGGAAACCGAATTTGGTTTCGTTCGCAACCTTATCGAGGGCGGCCACATTCCCGAGGACGTCACCATCGAAGTCCTCACCCAGGCCCGCGAACACCTGATCCGCCGCACATTCGAATCGCTCAAGGGCGCGAAGAAAGCCATCGTCCACGTCTATAACGCCACCAGCAAGACTTTCCGCGACAACGTTTTCGGCATGAGCAAGGCCGAGGTCGTGCAGATGGCCGTCGATGCCGTCAAGCTCATCAAGGCGCAGGCCGAGGCGATGCCGGAGACCGAGATTACCCTCGAATACAGCCCGGAACTCTTCACCGCCACCGAGCTCGATTTCGCCAAGGAAGTTTGCGATGCCGTGACCGCCGCCTGGGGCGCCACGCCGCAGCGCAAGGTCATCCTCAATCTCCCGACCACGGTCGAAATCGCCACGCCCAACATCTACGCCGACCAGATCGAGTGGATGCACCGCAACCTTGCCCGTCGCGACAGCGTGCTCATCAGCCTTCACCCGCACAACGACCGCGGCACCGCCGTCGCCGCCGCCGAACTCGGCCTCATGGCCGGCGCCGACCGCGTCGAGGGCTGCCTCTTCGGCAATGGCGAGCGCACCGGCAACGTCGATCTCGTCACCGTCGCCCTCAACATGTACACGCAGGGCGTCCATCCGGGCCTCGATTTCTCGGACATCAACGCCGTCGCCCGCACTTTCGAACACTGCAACCAGCTCCCGATCCACCCACGCCACCCATACGTCGGGGATCTCGTTTTCACGGCCTTCTCCGGCTCCCACCAGGATGCCATCAAGAAGGGGTTTTCCGCTCAAGAGGCGGACGAGACATGGTCAGTGCCCTACCTCCCGATCGACCCGGCCGACGTCGGCCGCAGCTACGACTCGGTCATCCGCGTCAACAGCCAGTCGGGCAAGGGCGGCATCGCCTACCTGATGGAGACCGAGCACGGCGTGGTCATGCCACGCCGCTTGCAGGTCGAATTCTCCGGCGTCGTCCAGCAGCACACCGACACCCACGGCGGCGAAGTGAGCGCCGACGGCATCTGGACGATGTTTGCCCAGACCTATCTCGATGCCAGCACGCCAATCCATTACCGCGAGCACCACCTCTTCGAGCAAGGCAGCAATCAGGGCATCCGCTTGAACATCGACATCGATGGCACGCCGCATATCCTCACCGGCGAAGGCAACGGCCCGATCAATGCCGCTGTCCATGCCCTCCAGAGTGCCGGCATCGCCATTCAGGTCCGCAGCTACGAGGAACGTTCGATGGTGCCAATTGGCGAAGACGGCAATGCCCGGGCCTGCGCCTTCATGGAAATCGCCGGCAAGGGTGGCGACACGAGCGCGAGCGAATGCTACGGGGTCGGCGTCGACAGCAACATCGTCACCGCTTCGATCAAGGCCTTGCTCAGCGGGGTCAATCGCCTCGGTGCCGCCCGGATGCGCGGCGAGCAGCAACAAGCGGCCTGA
- a CDS encoding Lrp/AsnC family transcriptional regulator, whose product MELDRYDREILAILQVDGRISNQDLADRIGLSPSPCLRRVRVLEESGLITGYRAMLDAKKLGLSLMALIGISMDQHTPERFANLEATISEIPEVLECLLITGQQSDYQLKVVVRDMDGYQDLLLNKITRIQGVTGVHSSFVLRKVVDKTALPLAAG is encoded by the coding sequence ATGGAGCTTGATCGCTACGACCGCGAAATTCTCGCCATTCTGCAGGTCGATGGCCGGATCAGTAACCAGGATCTGGCCGACCGTATTGGCCTGTCGCCTTCACCCTGCCTGCGTCGCGTGCGGGTGCTTGAGGAGTCGGGTCTGATCACCGGTTACCGCGCCATGCTCGACGCCAAGAAGCTCGGCCTGTCGCTGATGGCGCTGATTGGCATTTCGATGGACCAGCACACGCCGGAGCGCTTCGCCAACCTGGAGGCGACGATTTCGGAAATTCCGGAGGTGCTCGAATGCCTGCTGATCACCGGCCAGCAGTCGGATTACCAGCTGAAAGTCGTGGTCAGGGACATGGATGGCTATCAGGATCTGCTGCTCAACAAGATCACCCGGATTCAGGGGGTGACCGGTGTGCATTCCAGTTTCGTGCTGCGCAAGGTGGTCGATAAAACGGCGCTGCCACTGGCCGCCGGCTGA
- a CDS encoding class I SAM-dependent methyltransferase yields MPGYQVRFQTVAIGNSDYQIRSLLDRQQYHDPEGEAEAAGISPASWSLFGQIWPSARVLARTMDSFDLVGKRILEIGAGLCLASLVVHRRSGDMTASDAHPMSRLFLEENLLLNHLGPMTYADGNWGRDNPELGLFDLIIGSDVLYERDQPLMLATFIDRHSALGGEVLIVDPNRGNRPAFRRAMAGFGYLYGESKADCTFADGEAYRGSFLHFHRGIAS; encoded by the coding sequence ATGCCTGGTTATCAGGTCCGGTTCCAGACCGTTGCCATCGGCAATTCGGATTATCAAATCCGTTCCTTGCTCGATCGCCAGCAATACCACGACCCCGAAGGTGAGGCGGAAGCCGCCGGCATTTCACCGGCCAGCTGGTCGCTCTTCGGGCAGATCTGGCCATCGGCCCGGGTGCTGGCCAGGACGATGGATAGCTTCGATCTGGTCGGCAAGCGCATCCTCGAGATCGGGGCAGGCCTCTGCCTGGCCAGCCTGGTCGTTCATCGGCGCTCCGGCGACATGACGGCCAGCGATGCTCACCCGATGAGCCGTCTTTTCCTCGAAGAGAATCTGCTCCTCAACCACCTTGGCCCAATGACTTACGCCGATGGCAACTGGGGGCGGGACAATCCCGAGCTTGGGCTGTTCGACCTGATCATCGGCAGTGACGTGCTCTATGAGCGCGATCAGCCGCTGATGCTGGCCACTTTCATCGACCGTCATTCGGCGCTTGGTGGCGAGGTGTTGATCGTCGATCCCAATCGCGGCAACCGCCCGGCTTTTCGGCGGGCGATGGCGGGTTTCGGCTACCTGTATGGCGAATCGAAGGCAGATTGCACCTTTGCCGATGGCGAGGCCTATCGCGGCAGTTTCCTGCATTTTCATCGCGGGATCGCTTCGTGA
- a CDS encoding thiopurine S-methyltransferase yields MSNPDNALWQQCWRDRNIEFHQKTVNQLLIRYWHSLNLGAGSRIFVPLCGKSLDLLWLAQQVCEVIGVELSPIAVRAFFRENGLLPARRQVGRLTEWSSGPIRIFCGDIFALTAADLGPISAVYDRAALTALPETVRVTYVAHLHALIPETCPIFLLTAEDPEEGDADGAEPNVAEELLTLYTERFTVELVHVAPSFQTDPEAPEAPPLPIEHKFYRLLPI; encoded by the coding sequence GTGAGCAATCCCGATAATGCGCTTTGGCAGCAATGCTGGCGTGACCGGAATATCGAATTCCATCAGAAGACGGTCAATCAGCTGCTGATTCGCTACTGGCATAGCCTGAACCTGGGGGCGGGTAGCCGGATCTTCGTACCGTTGTGTGGGAAAAGCCTGGATCTGCTGTGGTTGGCCCAGCAGGTATGCGAGGTGATCGGCGTCGAACTGAGTCCGATTGCGGTTCGGGCTTTCTTTCGTGAAAACGGTCTGCTGCCGGCTCGCCGGCAGGTGGGCCGGCTGACCGAATGGTCGAGTGGTCCGATCCGTATCTTTTGCGGCGATATTTTTGCGCTGACGGCGGCTGATCTTGGGCCTATTTCTGCGGTATACGATCGCGCGGCGCTGACGGCCCTGCCGGAAACGGTTCGGGTGACCTATGTGGCGCACCTGCATGCCCTGATCCCCGAAACCTGTCCGATTTTCCTGTTGACCGCAGAGGATCCGGAAGAGGGTGATGCCGATGGTGCTGAACCCAATGTCGCCGAGGAATTGCTGACGCTCTATACCGAACGCTTCACGGTCGAGCTGGTGCATGTTGCCCCCAGTTTTCAAACCGACCCCGAGGCGCCCGAGGCGCCGCCGCTACCGATTGAGCACAAGTTTTATCGCCTGCTGCCGATCTGA